In Vitis vinifera cultivar Pinot Noir 40024 chromosome 11, ASM3070453v1, a genomic segment contains:
- the LOC104880787 gene encoding uncharacterized protein LOC104880787, with protein MEWWKKMKRVWVAVSSHVKLRKAGGGGSSSGGGGADGVAGGLLKLREDVLACGYEDVQVMWKMLHGSPSETTTFEEVSSHPPEVISHPAKCSKRRSWRAFF; from the exons ATGGAGTGgtggaaaaagatgaagagagTTTGGGTTGCTGTCTCTTCTCATGTCAAGCTTCGCAAGGCTG GTGGTGGTGGCAGCAGCAGTGGTGGCGGCGGTGCTGATGGTGTTGCAGGTGGCCTACTGAAGCTACGTGAAGATGTACTAGCATGTGGGTATGAAGATGTGCAGGTAATGTGGAAAATGTTACATGGATCACCATCAGAGACGACAACGTTTGAAGAGGTTAGCAGTCATCCTCCTGAGGTTATCAGTCACCCTGCTAAATGCAGTAAGCGACGCTCTTGGAGGGCCTTCTTTTGA
- the LOC100249647 gene encoding ABC transporter I family member 17, which produces MSSATTPFLDSSPAVEPLILQVEEEEDGERKPKFRVRNLIKVSESGEAILRGIDVDVPKGAIVGVIGPSGSGKSTLLRVLNRLWEPPSGTVYLDGTDIRELDVLGLRRKVGMLFQLPVLFEGTVADNIRYGPQLRGKKLTDNEVLKLLTLADLDSSFMKKTGGELSVGQAQRVALARTLANEPEVLLLDEPTSALDPISTQNIEDVIVKLKKSRGMTVVMVSHSIKQIQRIADRVCLLVDGEIIEVLEPDKLSEARHPMALRFLQLSS; this is translated from the exons ATGTCTTCAGCTACAACTCCTTTCCTGGACTCCTCTCCAG CTGTTGAACCACTAATTCTACAGgtagaggaggaggaggatggTGAACGCAAACCGAAATTTCGGGTCAGGAACCTGATCAAGGTTTCGGAATCGGGAGAGGCGATACTGCGAGGGATCGACGTGGACGTGCCGAAAGGGGCGATCGTGGGGGTGATAGGGCCGAGCGGGAGTGGGAAATCAACGCTGCTGCGGGTGCTGAACCGGCTGTGGGAACCGCCGTCCGGCACGGTGTACTTGGACGGCACCGATATTCGGGAACTGGATGTGCTCGGACTCCGCCGAAAAGTCGGCATGCTTTTCCAGCTGCCAGTTCTCTTTGAGG GCACGGTTGCTGATAACATTCGATATGGACCGCAATTGAGAGGGAAAAAACTAACTGATAATGAAGTACTCAAATTGCTCACCCTTGCAGACCTTGATTCCTCTTTTATGAAGAAAACCGGTGGTGAATTATCTGTTGGGCAAGCTCAAAGAGTTGCACTTGCAAGGACCCTAGCTAATGAACCAGAG gTTTTGTTGTTGGATGAACCGACAAGTGCGTTAGACCCAATATCGACACAAAACATAGAGGATGTTATAGTGAAGCTGAAGAAAAGCCGAGGAATGACAGTAGTGATGGTGTCTCACAGCATTAAACAGATACAGAGGATTGCTGATAGAGTGTGCCTACTTGTTGATGGTGAGATCATTGAAGTCTTAGAACCGGATAAACTATCTGAAGCCAGGCACCCCATGGCACTTAGGTTCCTTCAACTCAGCTCTTGA